The sequence TTCTTCCACTGTTACAAACGAGGTGTCGATCGCGTCTTTGTGGATCACCCAATGTTCCTTGAGAAGGTATCCGAATTTTTCTTTAACAGGTGTTTGAATTTGGATTCCCTttaattttctcatagactcaacCTCAAACTTTTGGTTTGAATCTGAACTTGAGGTTCTTTTAAGCAGGGTTCTTACTTGTTGATGTCTAAATGTCTAAGGTATCTGGCAAAACTGGATCCAAAGTTTATGGACCTGTGGCAGGAACTGATTATCAGGATAATCAACTTCGATTTAGTTTGTTGTGCCAGGTAACTGATGTTCTATTGCCTAGAAGCTCTACTTGGTATGTCGCGAACGAAGATCTAAACATTATTTTGTATTTGCTATATGCATCATTAATCAGAAATACTTAGAGACTTCTTTTACTACTCAATCTGATTTAAAACTATTCCCTCCTTTATCTCGTTTTCAGGCTGCTCTTGAGGCACCAAGGGTTCTGATTTTAAACAGTAGCAAACATTTCTCAGGACCATATGGTATGAAATGATTCATAGGATGTTAGAAGTCCAATATATCATGCGAGGTGATTTCAGTAAAGCTTATTTAATTTTCCTGTGTTTGTATAGGAGAGGATATAGTCTTCATTGCCAATGACTGGCACACTGCTCTTCTGCCGTGTTACCTGAAGACCATGTACAAACCTATGGGTATTTACAAAAGTGCTAAGGTATGTTTCCTTACTTTCAAGCTGTCATTGATGTATCTGGCTAGCTTGAAAGTTGGATCTAGTGGGAGCTGAATTTGTGTTTGACAATGGATGGCAGGTTGCCTTTTGCATCCACAACATTGCATATCAGGGCAGATTTGCCTACTCAGACTTCTCGCTTCTCAATTTGCCTAGTGAATTCAGGAGTTCTTTCGACTTTATAGACGGGTATAAATTGTAGACAATTCATTTTTTCATCAGTCTGGATTTCAGTTGGTTTCCATTAGTTGCTTTGTTGCAGGGTATGtagtttttcttctctcttttctggcAGGTATGAAAAGCCTGTGAAGGGAGCGAAAATCAATTGGATGAAGGCTGGAGTGCTAGAATCGGATAGGGTCCTAACTGTGAGCCCATACTATGCTCAGGAACTTGTTTCGGGAGTAGAAAAGGGCGTTGAATTGGATAACATCATTCGTAAAACTGGCATCACTGGTATTGTAAATGGCATGGATGTTCAAGAGTGGAACCCTGCCACAGACAAATACATTGATGTCAGATACAATGCCACAACTGTAAGTGCCTTGAGATAATTTCAGTTCCCAGAAGATATCAGACATACAAGAGGTTGCTTACAGGAATTGTCACTTGCAGGTTATGGTTGCAAAACCTTTGCTGAAGGAAGCCCTTCAGGCATATGTTGGTTTGCCCGTTGACAGGAACATCCCCTTGTTTGGCTTTATTGGTAGACTAGAAGAGCAGAAAGGTTCAGATATTCTAGCTGCAGCTATTCCAAAATTCATTGGAGAGAATGTTCAGATAGTAATTCTTGTGAGTATTAAGAAAACTCTCTCccttgttgctgctgctgctacaACAGTTTTTTGAAGTCGGGCTGACGTTGGTTTACGTTCTTTTTTTGGCAGGGAACTGGCAAGAAGGGCATGGAAAAGCAGATACAACAGCTGGAGACATTGTTCCCTGGCAAAGCTGTAGGAGTAGCAAAGTTCAATGTCCCCTTGGCCCACATGATTATAGCTGGAGCTGATTTCATGTTGATCCCTAGTAGATTCGAACCATGTGGTCTAATTCAGTTACATGCCATGCGATATGGAACAGTAAGGGCATTagactttttcttctccttgttcTGCTCTGCCAATAACTTGATTTCAAGTCaatttgatttcacttatgcCCCTTAATTTTGTTGCAGATCCCCGTCGTTGCCTCAACCGGTGGTCTCGTTGACACTGTCAAAGAAGGTTACACAGGATTCCAAATGGGAGCCTTCAACGTTGAAGTAAGTTAATTGCCTTGTTCCGTAACAAAAACCTGCGCTAATCTTTGCATCCCTTGCTCTAGGCTTGAAAAGAGAGTGATGAAATGTTTCGAAATGTATTTAGTGTGATGCAGTTGATCCATTAGACGTGATTAAAATAGCAAAAACTGTCGTTAGAGCTCTTGCAATATATGGCACTGCTGCCATGAAAGAAATGATCCAGAATGGCATGGCCCAAGAGCTTTCCTGGAAGGTTAGTATTTATACCAGCACCTAGGAATCTTGTCATAGTCGCCCGTCACTGCTTTTTCGATGATCTGGTCAGATCATAACACGTTACCTCGTGGTGGTGCAGGGACCAGCCAGATTGTGGGAAAAGATTCTGTTGAGCCTGGAGGTTGCTGGTAGTGAAGCCGGTGTTGAAGGGGAGGAAGTCGCTCCTCTTGCTAAGGAAAATGTAGCAACTCCCTAAGCAAGAGACGTACGTAGTGCTCATTTCAGCTTCCAATGATGACCTGAAGTGCAGAAATTGATACATTTGGTTTAAGCATCTGTATCTGCTCTGTTCTTGGTACTTGCTTGTGATCTTTGATGCCTGGAGGAGAACACAGCTTTTAGTGGTCAGTGATGTGTCTCTTCAAGGGTAAGTGTGAATATATATCAGAACAAACAACTATTTTTGTTATTGTAGGTGACATAATaacattttgcactcttttagTATAAATCATGTATAGTCCATGAAGATTCATAAAAATGTCTTATTTTCAATTCTATCTTCTGCCTCTGATTATGGCTACAGGCTACTTGTAGTTATATTGCAATGTTTAGGAGGAGCTATTCCTCTTCAAAGATCGGGAGTTCGATTCTTACCGAGCCTACATATGGAATTACCATGTGCTTGTTTGGCACACGTAGTTTGTAAGCTATTTTCACCATCTATGGATTGAAAATCCAATTCCATTGAGTATACATTCAAAGCAAATTACAGGTTCAACTAGATAGATGATGCTTACAGATATTAGATGAATCTCCATCACTGGTTTACTTATAAACTATGAGTCTTCAGAGTTTCAGGTTAAAGAAGCTGAAAAACTCTCAAGGCAGAATGACAAATCATCAAGAACAACTCAGACCCATGTAGAAAGCTTACCCATTTAGATGGTGACATGTGTCGGATATTAGAATCCAGCCCTAGAAAAGCAAT is a genomic window of Tripterygium wilfordii isolate XIE 37 chromosome 16, ASM1340144v1, whole genome shotgun sequence containing:
- the LOC119980982 gene encoding granule-bound starch synthase 1, chloroplastic/amyloplastic-like gives rise to the protein MATVTASHFASRISHVNPAGSETRLNVAQTGLKNQTMTHSGLRSLNMVDRLQIRTQAKALAREARSNKIVCSHGMNLVFVGAEVGPWSKTGGLGDVLGGLPPAMAARGHRVMTVSPRYDQYKDAWDTSVLVEIKVGDKVETVRFFHCYKRGVDRVFVDHPMFLEKVSGKTGSKVYGPVAGTDYQDNQLRFSLLCQAALEAPRVLILNSSKHFSGPYGEDIVFIANDWHTALLPCYLKTMYKPMGIYKSAKVAFCIHNIAYQGRFAYSDFSLLNLPSEFRSSFDFIDGYEKPVKGAKINWMKAGVLESDRVLTVSPYYAQELVSGVEKGVELDNIIRKTGITGIVNGMDVQEWNPATDKYIDVRYNATTVMVAKPLLKEALQAYVGLPVDRNIPLFGFIGRLEEQKGSDILAAAIPKFIGENVQIVILGTGKKGMEKQIQQLETLFPGKAVGVAKFNVPLAHMIIAGADFMLIPSRFEPCGLIQLHAMRYGTIPVVASTGGLVDTVKEGYTGFQMGAFNVECDAVDPLDVIKIAKTVVRALAIYGTAAMKEMIQNGMAQELSWKGPARLWEKILLSLEVAGSEAGVEGEEVAPLAKENVATP